AACTGTTTTGATCACCGACtgatcggtttgaagctttttttcatgattaaaatgagatttctgattgttttgacatcttaaatgtgaatatttgcttcaaaaaacaaagaaatgattaaaaaactgaatcattttgacgTTCAAGCACATCAACTTTTCCACTGATTGacgttttttaacgttttctgacttTTCATGGACCAAATAATCGCTCGTTGCAGCTCGAGTTCCttatgatgttttgtttgttaaaaacactcaaaagttTCTGTCATTCACACGCGTTACAAAGAGCATCAACAGCCGAGTGTTTGAACAGCTCAGACAGAAACACTGGGACATAGCATTgagagatctgtgtgtgtggttgttgaCCTTGTGAACGCCCGGTGTTTATAAACAGACGTGAACAGCGACTGCGTCAGACGCGCAGAGAGAACGCAGCGTCACTAAACACATGactgatgttttctgttgttttcctgcagcCTACATCCGCTCCAACCAGATCATGGGCTGGGGGGAAAAGGCCATCGAGATCCGCTCTGTGGAGACGGGACATCTGGACGGAGTCTTCATGCACAAGAGAGCGCAGAGACTCAAGTTCCTCTGTGAAAGAAATGACAAGGTGAGACGGGCTGATACAGTCCGTGGTTACCACGGAGACGGAGACTGAAACCTTAGCTGAACGTCCAGCGCGCAACATTTAAGTTAATTTTCAGCAGAAATTGCAAACACCACCTTATAAGAATGTTTGTATTAATGTCTTCATGCtttaaaattctttttttttgtttgtttctttgaagACGTGTGgacaaacatggacaaacaAGTCAAAGATGTGCGGTTTTTTTGGACGTGAATGCCGCTGTAGTTCCCTGAAGCCTTAAGGGAACTACGGTGATTGATAAAGCGTTTCTTCTCACGTAACATCGTACTCGTTGACGTCGAAGCATCGGtagatttttttgtcacatcgttacttttatttacttaacgTCTTGTTCTTGTCagtgaagaaaacattttccttCGTAGCTTTCATGAACGAAATGAACACTGTTGTTGCTAAGCAACCAATGGCGTGTcccatttacatcggaagttGGAACACCGTGTTCCAGAGAAAGTTGGAAACTAACTATGAAATAACTTGTTCTGAATTTCTGAGttggaaattccgagttccgactacaaatggaacgcaccataaATGGGGCTGGAGGTGACCCTCTTGTTTGTcgtctgtgtctcctcctcctcaggtttTCTTCGCCTCGGTTCGCTCCGGAGGCTCCAGCCAGGTTTACTTCATGACTCTGGGCCGAAGCAACCTGCTCAGCTGGTAGACGTCCAcgccctcttcctcctcttcctcatcgtCCTCCACCCTCGCTAACACTGGATCCCCCAGAATCCCCACCGTCGACGTCTTCTCgaccaaaaaaagagagcaacagccttttccagaacctccacttcctcctccttcttcttctcctccttcttcttcttcttcttcttcagagcAGACGACGACGAATCGACGGCTCCGCCTCCTCCGCGTGGAACTGCTGCTGCGTTCTGCGTATACGTTTAAAATCAGcgattaattaataaatatatgaaaggaagttaaaaaaaatcaatgtgaaTGACGAGGGTTTGTTCCCCTCTGGTTTTTTCTCGGTGCTCATCATGGGATGGATTTTTGTACCTCTGCGTTCTTTTTCTCGCCCCCGGTCAGTAAATTTGAGGCTAGTACAACTATTACTGCTACTGCGGCGTCAACGACGACCACTGCCCTCTGCAGGCCggcctctgcttcctcctctgctctcgcCGCAGTTTACTTCTCACGTAAGAGGGCGGAGTCTGTCGCGTTAGCGCTACAGTCGTGGGCGTACACTTCTGTTTGGTCCGATCACGGGACGTGAGAAGCGGTAAAAACCTTGGTTTTTTTCCGTGACGTAGGTTTTACTGTAAGTTCAATTGATTGTCGGGATTCAATCGGAGGAAGTCGCGTTTATgtgcaaacataaaaaaattgtCGGAttgacggagagagagagagagagagagagagatgtggaaGCTGATAGTATTTTTCAAATTATAtaactattgttattattattccttgaAAATAAGTGTAactctgtgtcttttcttttttttacactccaCAGTCGTCCACGGTTTGCTTGCTTCTGACTCGAGTGTGAGGTGTTTGtgtagaagaagaaagtgaCGTGGGGTCAGGtgtggtccaaaaaaaaaaaaagattaaaatatatgaataaaataactaaaaacatgtatatgtacaatAATAAGAATTAATTTAAGCTTCCAAATAGCGTTGGTGGTCgtgtttttcccctcactgGCGAGCTTAACCTCCTCCCCTGTAGGGGGCGGTAACTCCGGGCTGTGAAATAGTCGGATATGGAAATAAAAGAGGGTTCGGTGTCGGACGAGTTGTTGCGCGGAGGCTTCCGGTCGCTCTTAACTTCCACGTCATTGTTTTCCCGATCACGTCGTTTATTTGCAGCCGCGACGACCGCGCGACTCAAGTGTCACGAATGTAGAAAAAGACGATATAACTGTGTGATGGTCCAAGGCATGAGACgatgtgtttgcttttgtaAACGTTTGTCGCGAGTGGTCGATTCCTTAGGTGttcaaattattttcttttttttgtgagacGAGCGGCAGCAGGTGTAGATATTTACCCGGTGATGTGGGCGGGGTTTTTGATTTTCTGCAaccttccttctttttttctttttttttttcctgcagctgaGAATCTGTGATGAAGCGAAACTAAAGGACACCACGTTAAATCTGAACACTCtggatttctgtgtttctgtcataaaaacagaaaattcaacttcctcctccagctgtttTATTTAAGTTGTTTGTATATGTGAAAGACTGACTCCTTCGTTGCTCCGTGAGCCGCAGTTTTCCTCCGTTTCCATGACGATTGCACATTGTTCACTGACAGAGACGCGAGTCGTGTTTTGATGCTTCAGAGAAACTCTGATCGGAGCCAATTCTCCAAAAATGTGGTTGTTCATTTCGGGGTCGACCGATGGTTGGATTTTACCGATGCAGTCGTTCACAGAAGCGCGATGTAATTCCTAGCcgtagacatgttgctacgctgtttgtgtgcacaaaaatACCACGTAGAATGCTGTTATTGACTGACATTGCTAACAATTGCTAACCCAGGACTTGTGCGATCAAGTAAATCTATCGTACACTAAGTACCGTCTAATTTTTATCCGTGGTACGTGTTACTACGCTGTTTGTGTTCGCAAAATACCACGTAGACAAAATTTGtgtgcagtagctggtgtttgaccagagagggcagtagatGCATCGATTATTATAGCAACACGTACATTTTCAACTCTTGACACTAAACTGTAAAGGTTAGCTTCTGAATCCTGAATCGGTTTTTACTGTAATCGCATATCAATTACAAATTTCCGTTATTGGCATCGATATCGGCCCCTAAACGCCAATATTGGTCGACCCCTTTCATTAATGAGCTTAAGCGTTACGTCCATatgggacaaaaaaaattatCGGCAAAACacgtaaaaacacacattgtcatgattaaaaaccactacttggatttttttgttttctttttcttcaaaataaaatcaagaaaaaaagaaaaatgaatcacttgaagaattttattgtattttaaaggttgggtttttttttttttagatctaGTCGAAGCCGCTTAACTCTTAGTTCGTGTAAGTCTTGGTAAATATGCGACTGCGGTGGTTTTAATGTTATTCCGCTCACCGTCGGTGGAGAAAATGTTTACACTAATGTGCGTCACAGTAtttatgtttctttcttttgtgcatattttcttttcttctctttagtTTTTGGTCCCCTCCCCCGACTCGATCGCCTCCGTACGATAAAGAACACGCGTGTTGTTCATTTCAGGTATTTCCCgcagctgctgcttcaccaTCGCAGTGGTGTTAACTCTGTCCCTCTGCTGTTTCTGCCGCGCTTCTCTTTAacttgtgtcctctgtgtgtttgacaggaaGTCGTGTATTTTCCTGAAGGCTTTTCTTTgaataaactttaaaaataattttaaacagACAGGTTTGTCTTTGGTGTTTTGACAGGTCTGACGAAAGGAGACTTGTCGTAACGCGTTTGACTTCTTCATTTTTCCCCCCGTGTAAACtgtttacttcctgctctgagtTAAATCATCCTCACTGCCTCCACACATCTTTGTCACCTGGTTGTTAGCGGAGAAAAAGGgaaacggtgtgtgtgtgtgtgtggtaattgGACGTCCTGTGGTGTCTGGGACAGAAATGATTGTCTCGACATTGAGACATTTAGAAACAGTGGACTTCATTCATGCAGTTTGTTGCACACGGTGATCACATGATCGTCTGTCTGTTTATCGTGAGACAAAGAGCACGAGGAATCAACACAGCTCAAACACGTTGAATCACGATAGTGATAGTGTTGAAAAGTCACATTATATGTAACGGTTTCAAAAAGTCACGGTGTATATAGTACGGTGTTGAAAAGTCACGTTATATATGTAACGGTTTCAAAAAGTCACAGTGTATATAGTACGGTGTTGAAAAGTCACATTATGTAACGGTTTCAAAAAGTCACGGTATATAGTACGGTGTTGAAAAGTCACATTATATATAACGGTTTCAAAAAGTCATATAGTACGGTGTTGAAAAGTCACATTATATATAACGGTTTCAAAAAGTCAAGGTGTTTATAGTATGGTGTTGAAAAGTCACGTTATATGTAATGGTTTCAAAAAGTCACGGTATATAGTATGGTGTTGAAAAGTCACGTTATATATAACGGTTTCAAAAAGTCACAGTGTATATAGTACGGTGTTGAAAAGTCACGTTATATGTAACGGTTTCAAAAAGTCACGGTGTATATAGTACGGTGTTGAAAATTCACGTTATATATGTAACGGTTTCTAAAAGTCACAGTGTATATAGTACGGTGTTAAAAAGTCACGTTATATATAACGGTTTCAAAAAGTTACGGTATATAGTACGGTGTTGAAAAGTCACTTTATATATAACGGTTTAACGGCTGGGTTTACCTGCGgaacgagtcactcaccctgtgtgggttgggctaatccaaaatagtgaaatcaAGGGGGGTGTTACCTGTGTcacactgttacctgtgaaacacgagtgctctgaaaacacccccattagcacttggtactttcctcctgatgaaattaaccatagactgtatgaaatgaacatggcaaaaaatagaatattatgttgaaggttaaaattgatgtaacccattggttaataacaaatgggtcagtttttctcatacctactgttactattgttctctgtttaagtaatatcacttgatcaagcctattctaacattccacactacaaaataagtcattaaagtattTATGATTCCTGCTgataatatcggtatcgtatcagaagtgtactatatatatatatatatatatatatatatatattcacagtAGCGTGACAGAAGTTTAGTCGTTATGTTTAGTGAAAATGTCCTCAACAGGAATCAGAGATGAGTGTAGATGAGTatacggtaaaaaaaaaaagccacaacagaaaaaacattttaaacacagactcATCCAGTTTCACAGGAATTTACCCACCAGTTACTCCACATACAAAGAGTTTAGTCATTTGTCCAACAGCAGGTTTTCTGTGAGATAATGAAGCGACCGGGAGAATTCCCAAAACACGCAACACACGCGTGTCTTTCTCAATCGTCCACATTAAAGAACAGTGTGTCCCGCAGAATCTCCTGAGATggtcaaatgtatttatgaagcattcaaagctgctttactctaATGTTAGGGACGCATCTGCATGTATACGAGAATCAGACTCTCAACCTTCtcgttgaaagacaactcgctctatcATTGATCCACAGTCTCTGCTGTTAatacaaaaaatgtttatataaaatattctaTATAGATGGTAAAAAGTGAACTTTTTCAGActgacttaaaggtccagtgtgtaagtgacacctagtggtgagactgcagaaaaAAGGATGTTATTCTTAATTTTGTGTTGTGACTTTTGTATGTTCTTGCTGCTGTAGATTAGTAGATTACATACACTAgattacatataaatatgtatatcacataataaatgaaaaataaaatatataaatatcagGGTCCAAACCATCAACTCCCTTAGTAACCAGACAGTTTCCATGACAACCTTGCCTCCCTACAGCCCAGTCACAGTGAATGTGTCAATCAAAGTGAGCGGAGACGGTGGAGCAACGAAAGAACGATGAGTCACCGCGATGACacagctggtttttttttttccctcagaaccAAACCCACAACATGATGACTTCACACTGTGGTTCTCACATGTTTCATACCAAAGTACCGCCAGAGCAGAGGAAACCACAGGTTGAGAACCATTGTTTTAGGGCATAATTTGCTCTGACCTTGTAATCTCGTGGCGCAGCAAATTTTAATCCAACAGCAGAGTATTAGGGCCGTAGTGAAGGGAAGaaagtaaatgtaaatcataaaatcaaaacaaagttgTGATATTACGAGGAAAAAGTTttaatattgcgactttattctcaaaatcttaaatatgttttttgtacGTATGGCTTTAATGCTCTGTGGCATAATCTAGAGTttagttattttcataattgcaTAACTTGTGGGTTATTTTTCTCAAACAATGATCTGTTTTGTTCCTGTATctacaccacagtttgagaaccatggacttACATGGAATGAACAGAGTTAAAAAcgataacatttaaataaatatattttcactCTAATCGTGTGTAGAACAGAAAACTTTCAGTATTTActgcaaatataaaacaaatctctgTCACTCTGACTGACGTtagcatgaaaaacaataacaacttcaAATGAATTACTGAATTTACttctgtgtggacagaaacTGACCAGAACAACTTGATTACGAGTTAAATGCTCGCAAAAACTTGGCTGCACTTCGTAGATTTGCCAGTTTTTAGCACAACATGCTAATCTATCAGATTAgcgaaaacacaacaaaacaaacaaaccgagtcatatttcacatttttcttttactatatttcatttttactgttgaCGTCacaataatgatttatttgtttattcttgAACAgaagtagattaaaaaaaaaaaaaacgttttaaatgCACTTTCACAGCAGCTACTTAGCTGCTAATTACAAATTAGCTTTAGCAAATGATGGATTAATGTAGAGATTATATATTTTCctggagcatttttttattttaacatttccaCTTCCTGACAGATGGAATGTTTGTGAACATGTTCAGGCTCACGTCCTCGTCGTCAGGAAATCAGGGAGTGTCACACATTTCATTAGAGTTCAACTTACAATTTACTAATCCTGAAATACAatccacacacagtcacacacatccTGAAAAACTGTGCTAATCCTTCAGattaacacaacaaagaaaacaaaaataaaaactccctAAACAAACATTCAGGTTCTGTCACATGAAGACAAACGTGAGGAATAAACGTGGGGAAAACACACTTTACTGTgtgctgtaaacacactgtgacGTTCATGCTTTTacgttagcagctactgtagcgaggttgatgttagcagctactgtagccagaAAATGTAGCGTCAACGTTAGCTATTTCTGTCTCTAGACAACGTGGCATTGGGTAGCCAGACATTAGCATCTGTTAACAGCTAATTTAGCCAGATTGATGTTAAACATTGGTGTTTGATGTCTGTAGCTCGTAGCCTGGTAGCACCGGCGTTTGCTGGTTTAGGTGTTTAAAAAGGTTTTGCACTAAGAAAAGTTTCTGAGAATAAACAATATATTAACTGTTGTAAAATAATGTGTAACTATATCAAAATTCACTTGACAAATGCTGATTATTTGAAAATGCCAAGAAAACGAGTTTAAATGGAAAGAAGTTAATTAGTGATGTTGATTTCACAAGgaactggagtgtgtgtgtgtgtgagtgtgtgtgtgtgtgagtgtgtgttaaaacaaacagagacgTTTGTGACTGACGCAGCAACGTCAGAGGAGAAACATCAATAAACTTTACGTGAACTAACTTACTatagcatctgtgtgtgtgtgtgtgtgtgtgtggggggggagtcagcacacacacacacacagtgcagggCAGTGGTGACTTGTACAGGACACAGCGTTACATTGGGAAACCTGTGAAATTTCCTGCTCAGTGTGGGTGGGAACATAGAAAAGAGAGCAGGTTTCCCCCGTGAGACAAGAGGAAACTGATCACATGACGCCTCAGTCCACGCTCACATCACATCATCTGACCATAGGACTCGTCTGTGCTGACCGCCGCTCTGCCtgcaccaccaccgccgcctcctcctcgctcACCTCCACACTGTGAGTACAGACAAGGTGTGTTCACCTGCAACtctacacatgtacagtactatatatatgtgtttatgtatatatatgtatatgtatatactgtacatatatatacatatgtatgtgtgtgtatatgtatatatgtgtttatgtatgtatatgtatatatatacacacatatacatacatatgtgtgtatatatgtgtctatatgtatatatagacacatatacatacttatatgtgtatatgtatgtatatgtgtgtgtatatatatgcagacatatatacatatatgtgtatatatgtatgtatatgtatatatatatacatatacacatatatgtatatatacatatatatatatagatatacagagATTTTTGTCAAACATTGTTtcagatttcattttaaaagcatgATATTTGTCTTTTTGGTTACTTTTTTCCATATTATGGTGCTTTTACTTTGTCGAATGTTCATTACTGTGCAAAACATTTAAGTTTAAGTAAAgttataaaatatacagtaaaatagtTTTAGTGAAACATTTCCAGAACAGACAGGATATGATTTATCACAGCAGACGTTTATTCACATGGATTCACAGGGAAATTTGGTTTCATTTggttttgactttttctttttaaatgacttatatttatttttcgtaaatgtttatttttatttttttgtaatatgggaTATTTGCCAAGATTCAAAAAGTACTGTGtcataaaaaacactttcaaaaataaataataggaTGTACAgatgaatcaaatataacagtttaCAAGAAATTAGCCTCAAGTACAGTTACTGTGTTGATGTGTCgggtaaaaatcaaatatccAACACACTAAAGACATAACAACATgaagataaatataaataatatataatatataaataaagactcAATCTGAGCAAAAATATGAgcaaaaaaagcaataaaacctTAGGTGAGAAGTTAGCAGAGTTAACTCCATAActaatgtttattaatgtttatcTTATATAACCTTATGTCCCACATTATAAACTAAAACACTTTATTATAAATAACATTTGccggcagagaaaaaaacaaatatacttCATATGAACTCAAACGTCTTAAgtatgaaataaatgaacagcGATGAAAACTAAGctgattttccttttccttaACTATAATGACCTTAGTTtaatgcaataacaataataacgaCAAATAGGGTCATCCATACTTTGTGCACTACTAATAATGAACTTTATTGATAAAGCACAAAGTGCTTAACGGCCTAAATCGGACGTGTcgagacaggttgtggtgaaaggaaaaaaaaaagagagacgaAGACAACAAATCAACACGTCAGTAATCGAGCGTtcagaaacaacaataaaaacaattaaaaaataagcaACTTAGAACACAttccacaataaaagcacaaagtTAAAGATGAAGGACATGAAAATCAGACATATTTTTGCCTTTAAATGTCCTTTAACCGTCCTAATCCCACGCctcattgtgtcactttatattTATCTAATCCCAGGAAATGTCACCATTgattttccttctttgttttcttattgAATGACTCGGCGGCACTCCCACACTTTTTATGAATGGAATCACCCTTTGATGACACAATGAAACTAAACTTTATTAGGGAAAATTTGCAtcacatgtgcgtgtgtgcgtgtgcgtgtgtgtgtgcgcgtcacATCACAGACGAGGAAAACCTAAGCAGAAGTGAAACTAAGGATGTTtccatggaaatgatgatttaacGCTGCAGTTATTTCTGTGCATCTGTGAGGAAACTCACTGTAGAACAGAATAAAATAGAGTTTTACATAGTTTTATgtataaaaactgaataaatcaGAGGAgattacagtaaaataaacatatcattaatttttatgtatatattaatCTCCTTGTCCACTAATCCAGGCTgtattaaattacattattaggattattattgtatattgaATGGTGACCTTTGCACCAGTGACAGTGACTCGATGAAAGGTAGACACTGTGGGCGTGGCCAAAGATCAAACCCAGTGATGTCATACGTTTTACGATCTACAAATGAATCTTTGCTACGACATCagcacagtcactgtgtgtgtgtgtgtgtgtgtgtgtgtgtgttcactcattcactgacactgtgtgtgtgtgtgtgtgtgtgtgtgtgttcaggctgTCATCATGGTCAGGTGGACTGTGATATTTGCTGTTTTCATCGTTCATCAAGTTTATGGACGACCACGACTGTTTCCTGCTCTGCCTGTGAAAGGTGAGactatgtttatacatatatgtctgtttatatatatctacagtatgtttACACGTATACACGTACACTGTAGGTACGTAGGTTTGTATGGTTGTGTAtgtgcatacatacacatatcatatattatgtgcatatttgtatgtatgcaaatgtatgtgtatgtatatatatatactagtACTGTCAGCATTAAGTGTGTTAATTCTTATAGCGtgttaaatgattttaattaatatatatataatatgtacgtatgtgtatgtatttatatataatatgtacgtatgtgtatgtatatatatgtacgtatgtatGAATTTTTGCATGTATTTGCATATCTTGTCTtgcatgtacgtgtgtgtatttacattcatatacatattaacacacacacatatatatacacacagtgtatatatacatacacacacataaacatacattacAATATTTTTTGAAATTAGAACACgtcaatgtaaataaattattaacaatatgtTACTGTATTATTTCTTATACGTTAATTAACTGTAATAATTCAGTGTGTATTACTAACAATAATGAAccgtgttgtgttgttgtgttgttgtgttgttgtgttacagaAGGTTGTCACGTGGTGAATCCAGAGGTGGAGATATTCAGAGTGCAGGGTGAAGCCGTCGTCCTGTCGTTCCCGTTGTTTAAGAGCGTGCTGAGAGTTCGCAACATCGCCCCCTCCACCGCACCCTACCTCATCACCAGGGACGACGGGGGAGAGGGCGTGGCCTATGAGGGAGAAGGGCGCGTCCAGCAGCGAGACAAGCAGCTGTGGCTCCTCCCAGCTCAGGCTTCAGACTCGGGGGATTATATCTGCACTTACAGGTGAGACGCCATTTTGAAGTTAGTTAATCCGCTAACTAATCGacattctttcattttaagTTATTGATGTTTACTTTATCGCATCTTTAACTTTAGTCTGTCTTATGttcagttaaataaataatgctgtTTCAACTCTTTAAAGGTTAGCGTCGCTACAAACCTTAatgctaacagctatgctaatgGCGAGTCGTAGTGCTACGCCAGAAATGGCATCTCTGGAAGAACTGAACTggagagcaaaaaaagaaaaataagaaactCGGACAAaaggacttttttgttcgtctggGGCCGTGACACGTTCCTAACAAGTTTAGTGAAATTCGATGCAACTTAGTTTTGGTTTGTTACATGCGTGTTTCACCTtaagggggcgctatagagcacGTGTCAGAGCACTGTGACAACATCGCAGTTTTAATCCATGTTAGCCTCCTCAAAAATGCAAGTTTTACATCCAAAAAAATCCAGTTTATACCTCAGTTAAATATgaattaagtcattttttttaacaaaaaataaataaatatatacagtatatatatatactgtatatatatatatatatatatatatatatatatatatatatatatatatatatatatatatatatatacatatgtacatatatacaaaaatgTTCCTTAACTTTGTGTGCAGAAATGAAAGTTACTGCATCAACGGGAGAATCACGCTGCAGGTGTTTGAGTCCTACTCTGTGGACGTGGACAGACTGTCCTACCACATCAATGTTCCAGTGGGAGAGAGTCTGTCCTTCAAATGTCCGTCTCTGAGTCACTTCAacaggacagacagactcaTAGAATGGTACAAGGTGAGGACAACAAACGACAGCGCGCTTTTCCACTGCTGTACAGTTTATCACgtttaatttgaacaaaagTTAAAATGCGTCTGATTTACTTTGACAAGGTTTTTTGTGCGTTGTTTCCTGACAGAATTCCAGTTCCTCTGCTCCTCACAGCGGTGCCGCGGGTTCTTTCAGCAGAGACGGCGGAAAACTCCTGATCCCCGCGGTGACGAGAGGGGACGCAGGCGTCTACACCTGCAGACTCACTGTCCCCATC
Above is a window of Solea senegalensis isolate Sse05_10M linkage group LG2, IFAPA_SoseM_1, whole genome shotgun sequence DNA encoding:
- the LOC122765149 gene encoding interleukin-1 receptor type 2, whose translation is MVRWTVIFAVFIVHQVYGRPRLFPALPVKEGCHVVNPEVEIFRVQGEAVVLSFPLFKSVLRVRNIAPSTAPYLITRDDGGEGVAYEGEGRVQQRDKQLWLLPAQASDSGDYICTYRNESYCINGRITLQVFESYSVDVDRLSYHINVPVGESLSFKCPSLSHFNRTDRLIEWYKNSSSSAPHSGAAGSFSRDGGKLLIPAVTRGDAGVYTCRLTVPIDQQLYTVSRVVLLHVQGQDPEITTDVSHPSVTSDPGSISSSGTDQVFKPPVIVSPLNGSIFESAHGSALELFCKVLTECGVADSTAVTWLVNGQSLETSYLDRRALQGGRSVTRSSERCQIELRLIVVEITDEDVETQLKCVAHNRAGKQEVVAQIHLKDSTFTWLVVAAVAVSCFLTVVSVFLCVLLKPKRKRKVDYILARQNSTF